Proteins from one Ketobacter alkanivorans genomic window:
- a CDS encoding YheU family protein: MENMIEVPWDQLAADTLQALVEEFVSRDGTDYGEREIALAQKAEQVIHGIKRKQYVIVYDQEADSVQIVTAQDWKASGY; the protein is encoded by the coding sequence ATGGAAAACATGATTGAGGTTCCCTGGGATCAGTTGGCCGCAGATACATTGCAGGCACTGGTTGAAGAGTTTGTAAGTCGAGACGGCACAGATTATGGTGAGCGCGAGATCGCGTTGGCGCAGAAGGCAGAGCAGGTTATTCATGGCATAAAGCGAAAACAGTATGTCATCGTATATGATCAGGAGGCCGATAGCGTTCAAATCGTAACGGCGCAAGATTGGAAAGCGTCTGGTTACTAA
- the zipA gene encoding cell division protein ZipA has translation MEFGLREVLILVGLVVIAGILFDGYRRMRKSKLGELELPSEMGGSCEDDWESYKGELPNGGARKIPLSVRRSIGASEPVATRKEPEMGDSFGSALDENDISFNEEVVAEQRAPRQPVEPKPARVEAKQKPREASPEQEYVDDLVGAEGDAHTQNDLFDDDDLLIATRAEQQAQLAKKTGGKRREEKSAEVEIDPDLQEVLVINVMARSGELEGNDLLRVMLSCGFRFGEMNIFHRYEQHSGKGSLLFSAANVVEPGVFDVDRMEEFSTPGICMFMKLPGPKRPIHSFEIMMDSARKIANLLDADVKDEHHNVMRQQTAEHYRQRVLDFERRFLSYKASQKQH, from the coding sequence ATGGAATTCGGCCTAAGAGAAGTCTTGATACTGGTAGGTTTGGTAGTCATTGCAGGGATTTTGTTTGACGGCTATCGCCGCATGCGTAAATCCAAACTGGGCGAGCTTGAGTTGCCTTCCGAAATGGGAGGCAGCTGCGAAGATGATTGGGAATCATATAAAGGGGAGCTGCCAAATGGTGGTGCCCGTAAAATTCCGTTGAGTGTACGTCGCTCCATTGGAGCGAGCGAGCCGGTTGCCACGCGCAAGGAACCCGAAATGGGTGATAGCTTCGGCTCGGCTCTGGATGAAAACGATATATCATTCAATGAAGAGGTTGTTGCGGAACAGCGCGCTCCGCGCCAGCCGGTGGAGCCAAAGCCTGCTCGAGTTGAAGCCAAGCAGAAGCCCCGTGAGGCGTCTCCGGAGCAGGAGTACGTGGATGACTTGGTGGGGGCTGAAGGCGATGCCCATACCCAGAACGATCTGTTTGACGACGACGATCTATTGATCGCTACTCGGGCAGAGCAGCAGGCGCAACTAGCGAAGAAAACAGGCGGCAAGCGCCGGGAAGAGAAATCGGCAGAAGTGGAAATTGACCCAGATTTACAGGAAGTGCTGGTGATCAACGTGATGGCGCGCTCCGGGGAGCTGGAAGGTAACGATCTGCTTCGGGTGATGCTGTCCTGCGGATTCCGTTTTGGAGAAATGAACATATTTCACCGTTACGAGCAGCACAGTGGTAAAGGTAGTCTGCTGTTCAGTGCGGCCAATGTGGTGGAGCCCGGTGTGTTTGACGTGGATCGAATGGAGGAGTTCAGCACGCCAGGCATCTGCATGTTCATGAAGCTGCCTGGCCCGAAACGGCCGATCCATTCCTTCGAGATCATGATGGACTCTGCGCGCAAGATTGCAAACCTACTGGATGCTGACGTGAAGGATGAGCATCACAACGTGATGCGACAGCAGACCGCTGAGCATTATCGTCAACGGGTTCTGGATTTTGAGCGCCGCTTTCTTTCCTACAAAGCCAGTCAGAAGCAACACTAA
- a CDS encoding two-component system response regulator: MNKIDQQTFTVLIVDGNDHSRIAISDSLDNAGLGTVEAKNSKLAKLYFNQINPDLVLMDLDLPDTAGGLKLCTELASSADQANTPVIVLSRHNDTKLAAAAFDAGASDFVHHPIDYLILIQRSRYQIRARQNLISLTRRERILEHAERIAKMGSWEWDSRSSRLYVSKEFNRILGFEEQRSTRVKDVLHRLPESERLKIMEYFQQHDSKHQGTLTLHHRVPSEAGIGRTLRHEARFILHNDKDYSVYGTIHDITDEVAHKDQILQLAYYDALTQLPNRTFFKTHLEHAIRLARKQGHLLAVAVLDLDLFTRINNSLGHEAGDELLKKVSNRLLRTFDNTQCTTLNMQAIDPQAPQEPMSDKIARLEGDQFAILLNQFGKLDDVILFVQRLLKQLVTPFTLQGNNIVLTASAGIALYPVNGLGAEMLLRNADAAMHFAKSQGRNNFHFYSSDIDFKSKERLSVENDLRHAIRHNELELHYQPKLHLKSGTVHSVEALVRWNHPVRGLVSPSQFVPMAEEIGLINELGDWLINQACMQAKRWNDEGLSAIRIAINLSPIQIRAGSLVQMIRNALLTYRIAPSQLEVEITETVLLEDTNRVIRTLEGIRNLGVKVALDDFGTGYSSLIYLTRFPFSTLKIDRSFVSQCVKHGQSAAIIHTIIQLCKNLNLEVVAEGVETREELQFLLDHRCDVVQGHYFSPALSAKDFSHYIQRQSWIALLQDNVKA; this comes from the coding sequence TTGAACAAAATTGATCAGCAGACATTCACCGTTCTGATAGTCGATGGCAACGACCACAGTCGGATCGCCATCAGCGACAGCCTGGATAACGCTGGCCTCGGTACGGTTGAAGCCAAAAACAGCAAGCTGGCTAAGCTGTATTTCAATCAGATCAACCCGGATCTGGTGCTGATGGATCTGGATCTGCCTGATACCGCAGGTGGCTTGAAGCTGTGCACCGAACTCGCCAGTAGCGCCGATCAAGCCAACACCCCCGTCATCGTGCTTTCCCGCCACAACGATACAAAGCTCGCGGCCGCGGCATTTGATGCAGGCGCCTCGGACTTTGTGCACCACCCCATAGACTACTTGATCCTGATTCAACGCAGCCGTTATCAAATACGCGCCCGTCAAAATCTTATCTCACTTACACGCCGGGAACGGATACTTGAGCACGCAGAACGGATTGCCAAAATGGGCAGCTGGGAGTGGGATAGCAGAAGCAGCCGCCTGTACGTTTCCAAAGAGTTCAATCGTATTCTTGGTTTTGAAGAGCAGCGCTCAACCAGGGTTAAAGACGTTCTGCACCGCCTGCCGGAATCCGAACGCCTGAAAATCATGGAGTATTTCCAGCAGCACGACAGTAAGCACCAAGGCACGCTGACTCTGCATCACAGGGTTCCAAGTGAAGCGGGTATTGGCCGCACCCTGCGTCACGAAGCCCGTTTCATTCTGCACAACGACAAAGATTACTCGGTTTACGGCACCATTCACGATATTACCGATGAAGTGGCCCACAAAGATCAGATTCTACAACTGGCCTACTACGATGCCCTCACCCAGCTACCGAATCGAACATTTTTCAAAACTCATCTGGAACACGCCATCAGGCTGGCACGCAAACAGGGCCACCTGTTAGCAGTTGCCGTGCTGGATCTTGACCTGTTTACCCGTATCAATAACTCGCTGGGCCATGAAGCCGGTGATGAGCTATTGAAAAAAGTGTCCAACCGGCTGCTACGAACCTTCGACAACACCCAATGCACCACGTTGAATATGCAGGCCATTGATCCACAAGCGCCTCAGGAGCCCATGTCAGACAAAATTGCCCGCCTGGAAGGCGACCAGTTCGCAATTCTGCTGAATCAGTTCGGCAAACTGGATGATGTCATACTGTTTGTGCAGCGCTTATTAAAGCAGCTGGTTACACCATTCACACTACAGGGCAACAATATTGTACTGACTGCAAGTGCGGGCATCGCGCTGTATCCGGTGAACGGGCTGGGCGCTGAAATGTTGCTGCGCAACGCCGATGCGGCCATGCACTTTGCCAAGTCCCAGGGGCGAAACAACTTCCACTTCTATTCCAGTGACATTGACTTCAAATCCAAAGAGCGGCTTTCGGTTGAGAATGACCTGCGTCACGCCATTCGCCACAATGAGCTAGAGCTACACTATCAACCCAAACTGCATTTAAAAAGCGGCACAGTTCATTCAGTCGAAGCGCTGGTGCGTTGGAATCATCCCGTGCGAGGGCTCGTTAGCCCCTCACAATTCGTGCCCATGGCTGAGGAAATCGGCCTGATCAATGAACTGGGAGACTGGTTGATTAACCAAGCCTGCATGCAGGCCAAGCGCTGGAATGATGAAGGGCTCTCGGCGATACGGATAGCGATTAACCTCTCCCCTATCCAGATTCGGGCAGGCTCGTTGGTTCAGATGATTCGCAATGCACTGCTTACCTATCGCATTGCACCGTCACAACTTGAAGTGGAGATCACCGAAACCGTGCTGCTGGAAGATACCAACCGGGTAATCCGCACACTGGAGGGCATCCGCAATCTAGGCGTCAAAGTGGCGCTGGATGATTTCGGCACCGGCTACTCCTCGCTGATCTATCTGACCCGGTTTCCCTTCAGCACTCTCAAGATCGATCGCAGTTTTGTATCGCAATGCGTGAAACACGGACAGTCCGCCGCCATCATTCACACCATTATTCAACTGTGCAAAAATTTGAATTTGGAAGTGGTCGCTGAAGGCGTTGAAACCCGAGAAGAACTACAGTTTCTGCTAGATCATCGTTGTGATGTGGTACAGGGCCACTATTTCAGCCCCGCATTAAGCGCCAAGGATTTCAGCCATTACATCCAGCGTCAATCCTGGATTGCCCTGTTACAAGACAACGTCAAGGCTTGA
- a CDS encoding polyphosphate kinase 2 family protein produces the protein MKLVGDPVKLKDLGTRPKRKIDKPREKIDELQLELLRTQQALFREKKRVIILIEGTDTAGKGGVIRRLTRHLDPRGVRVWPIGAPAKWEQSRHYLYRFWQKLPEPGEITIFDRSWYGRVLVERVEGFASEAEWSRAYGELKDFERQLTDDGVVLIKLFLNLSKEEQYDRFMDRLREPTKRWKITPADLKSRHFWNDYQTAYEDMLNKTATKTAPWYLIPADDKQFSRVKCLSVIADQLQQLVDSSRVTLLDPSVIAAVVEEFGEDVLRVQMAEGIHGKHD, from the coding sequence ATGAAGCTGGTAGGTGATCCGGTTAAGTTAAAAGACCTTGGCACCCGCCCCAAACGCAAGATCGACAAGCCTCGCGAAAAGATTGATGAATTGCAGCTTGAGCTGCTTCGAACTCAGCAGGCGTTATTCCGTGAGAAAAAGCGGGTTATTATTCTGATCGAAGGTACTGATACCGCCGGGAAGGGGGGTGTTATTCGCCGTTTGACTCGTCACCTTGACCCTCGGGGCGTGCGGGTTTGGCCGATTGGTGCCCCCGCGAAGTGGGAGCAGTCCCGTCATTACTTATATCGCTTTTGGCAGAAGTTGCCCGAACCAGGTGAAATCACCATTTTTGATCGTTCTTGGTATGGCCGAGTGTTGGTGGAGCGAGTGGAAGGTTTTGCCAGTGAAGCTGAATGGTCACGCGCCTACGGTGAACTGAAGGATTTTGAGCGACAGCTTACAGATGATGGTGTGGTGTTGATTAAGTTGTTCCTTAATCTGTCAAAGGAGGAGCAGTATGATCGTTTTATGGATCGTTTGCGCGAACCCACCAAGCGTTGGAAGATTACCCCTGCCGATTTGAAAAGCCGCCATTTCTGGAATGATTATCAGACAGCCTATGAAGATATGCTGAATAAAACGGCTACTAAAACGGCCCCCTGGTATTTGATTCCTGCCGATGACAAGCAATTCTCGCGTGTTAAATGTCTGTCTGTGATTGCGGATCAGTTGCAGCAGTTAGTGGATTCTTCTCGTGTAACCTTGCTGGATCCTTCTGTGATTGCTGCAGTCGTAGAAGAATTCGGTGAGGATGTTTTGCGAGTGCAGATGGCGGAAGGTATACATGGAAAACATGATTGA
- the smc gene encoding chromosome segregation protein SMC: MRLKSIKLAGFKSFVDPTMVSFPNNLSAVVGPNGCGKSNVIDAVRWVMGESSAKHLRGESMTDVIFNGSNSRKPTTQASVELVFDNSDGTLLGEYANYSEIAIKRQVTRDGQSNYYLNGTKCRRKDITDIFLGTGLGPRSYAIIEQGMISRLIEAKPEELRVYIEEAAGISKYKERRKETEHRMRRTRENLERLEDLREELGRQLQHLERQAAAAEKYKQFKEEERLVRAQLQALKWKSLNDKVQGSESNIRDLEVKLEAFIADQRAMDAQIEQQRDQHHELSDKLNEVQGRYYGLGADIARIEQTIQHTKERGNQLRTDLQQTIEACKAGEEQIRSDEEQLEEVTIELTEIEPQYELVREEADAANENLHEAEERMQQWQLEWDEFNHKANEPRQRAQVEQSRIQHLEQSVERLRDRIERLKGEQETLSAGPLEEEVAMLEERMAEADMKIEDMQANLLGVQEDMKAKRESNNQVSHDLDQYKSEMQTLKGRHASLEALQQAAMGESDLVEWLAQNNLDSNQRLAQKISTESGWEKAVETVLGDYLQAVCINGLDAVTAVVSSLEKGVVSFLDTSQQPAVPVNQSLQALADKIQGEASAKTLTAGVYVANDLAQALQLRGQLGGGESLITPDGIWIGPNWMRVARDTDQEGSVLKRQKALEETTARLQELEAKVEDFTDQLTEGREVLRELEERREEAQRELTEYNRSISDLKAQLSAKQVRLEQFSMRRDRISKELDECREQQAHEQESLGEARLVLQEAMDVMTQDTEQREALLKQRDANKDRLDQVKQAARGGKDRAHQLALQVQQLKSRQDSFKQGLERLRQQLATMQERRTGIEEQLALGDDPFVELQAELEEKLEARLTVEEELACARRTQEECEHNLRAAEKKRGEAEQSAQSVRSELERHRMDWQGMRVQRENLQAQLAESQFDLETIVNELPQEANETDWTSELERIGARISRLGAINLAAIDEFKSQSERKNYLDAQHDDLMQALDTLENAIRKIDRETRTRFKETFDKVTSGLSELFPKVFGGGHAYLELTGDDLLDTGVAIMARPPGKKNSTIHLLSGGEKALTAIALVFSIFQLNPAPFCMLDEVDAPLDDANVGRYSRMVEEMSSKVQFIYITHNKIAMEMAHQLMGVTMHEPGVSRLVTVDVEEAAAMAVA; the protein is encoded by the coding sequence ATGCGCCTGAAATCGATCAAACTTGCCGGATTTAAATCGTTTGTGGATCCCACCATGGTGTCGTTCCCCAACAATCTTAGTGCCGTTGTAGGCCCTAACGGCTGTGGTAAGTCCAACGTGATCGATGCCGTTCGCTGGGTAATGGGCGAAAGTTCTGCCAAACACCTGCGGGGCGAATCCATGACCGACGTTATTTTTAACGGCTCCAATTCGCGTAAACCCACCACCCAGGCCTCGGTGGAACTGGTGTTCGATAACAGCGATGGCACGTTGCTGGGCGAGTACGCCAATTACAGTGAGATCGCCATCAAGCGTCAGGTAACCCGTGATGGTCAGTCCAACTACTACCTAAACGGCACCAAGTGCCGCCGTAAGGACATTACGGACATTTTTCTTGGTACCGGTCTTGGCCCTCGCAGCTACGCCATCATTGAACAAGGCATGATCTCTCGTCTGATTGAGGCTAAGCCGGAAGAGTTGCGGGTATACATCGAAGAGGCCGCTGGCATCTCCAAATACAAAGAGCGCCGCAAGGAAACCGAGCATCGCATGCGCCGCACCCGCGAGAACTTAGAGCGCCTGGAGGATTTGCGGGAAGAGCTTGGCCGCCAGCTGCAGCATCTGGAGCGACAGGCTGCCGCAGCGGAGAAATACAAGCAGTTCAAAGAAGAAGAGCGCTTGGTTCGCGCCCAATTGCAGGCCCTGAAGTGGAAATCACTCAATGACAAAGTGCAGGGCAGCGAATCCAATATCCGTGATCTGGAAGTAAAGCTGGAGGCCTTCATTGCCGATCAGCGTGCTATGGATGCCCAGATCGAGCAGCAGCGCGATCAGCACCATGAGCTGAGCGACAAACTCAACGAGGTGCAGGGGCGCTACTATGGGTTGGGTGCCGACATCGCCCGTATTGAACAAACCATTCAGCATACCAAAGAGCGCGGCAATCAGCTGCGTACAGATTTACAGCAGACCATTGAGGCCTGCAAAGCGGGTGAAGAGCAGATTCGCTCCGATGAAGAACAGTTAGAAGAAGTCACCATCGAGCTGACCGAAATCGAGCCGCAGTACGAGCTGGTGCGTGAGGAAGCCGACGCCGCCAACGAAAACCTGCATGAAGCAGAAGAACGTATGCAGCAATGGCAATTGGAGTGGGATGAATTCAACCACAAAGCCAACGAGCCTCGGCAGCGTGCTCAGGTGGAGCAATCACGCATCCAACATCTGGAACAATCCGTTGAACGTTTGCGGGATCGAATTGAACGCTTAAAAGGCGAACAGGAAACCCTGTCAGCCGGTCCGTTGGAAGAAGAAGTGGCCATGCTGGAAGAGCGCATGGCAGAAGCGGATATGAAAATCGAAGACATGCAGGCAAATCTTCTGGGCGTTCAAGAAGACATGAAAGCCAAGCGTGAGAGTAATAACCAGGTGAGCCACGATCTGGATCAGTATAAAAGCGAAATGCAGACCCTCAAAGGGCGTCATGCATCGTTAGAGGCGCTGCAACAGGCGGCCATGGGCGAATCGGATCTGGTGGAATGGCTGGCTCAGAATAATCTGGATAGCAATCAGCGCCTCGCCCAGAAAATCAGCACCGAAAGTGGTTGGGAAAAAGCCGTAGAAACGGTGCTGGGCGATTATCTGCAAGCAGTGTGCATTAATGGTTTGGATGCGGTCACTGCCGTGGTCAGCAGTTTGGAAAAAGGCGTGGTGTCGTTTCTGGACACCAGTCAACAGCCCGCTGTGCCAGTCAATCAAAGCCTGCAAGCATTGGCCGACAAAATACAAGGGGAGGCCTCCGCCAAAACGCTTACCGCCGGTGTGTATGTGGCCAATGATTTGGCGCAAGCGCTGCAGTTACGCGGACAGCTGGGTGGTGGTGAATCCTTGATTACGCCGGATGGCATCTGGATTGGCCCCAACTGGATGCGCGTTGCCCGTGATACCGATCAGGAGGGCAGCGTTCTCAAACGTCAAAAGGCATTGGAAGAAACCACCGCCCGGCTGCAGGAGCTTGAAGCCAAAGTAGAAGATTTTACTGATCAGCTTACCGAAGGCCGCGAAGTGTTGCGTGAGCTGGAAGAGCGCCGTGAAGAAGCCCAGCGTGAGCTGACAGAATACAACCGTTCCATCTCTGATCTGAAAGCCCAGCTCAGCGCCAAGCAAGTGCGCCTTGAGCAGTTCAGCATGCGTCGTGATCGTATCAGCAAGGAGCTGGATGAGTGCCGCGAGCAGCAAGCCCATGAGCAGGAAAGCCTGGGGGAGGCTCGTTTGGTGTTGCAAGAAGCCATGGACGTGATGACCCAGGATACCGAGCAGCGTGAAGCGTTGTTGAAACAGCGTGATGCAAATAAGGATCGTCTGGATCAAGTCAAGCAGGCGGCGCGTGGTGGTAAGGATCGAGCCCACCAATTGGCATTACAAGTGCAGCAGCTGAAATCCAGGCAGGATTCTTTCAAGCAGGGCCTCGAACGCTTGCGACAGCAATTGGCTACCATGCAGGAGCGTCGCACCGGCATCGAAGAACAACTGGCATTGGGTGACGACCCCTTCGTGGAGTTGCAGGCAGAGTTGGAAGAAAAGCTGGAAGCCCGCCTTACGGTAGAAGAAGAGCTGGCTTGCGCGCGTCGCACTCAGGAAGAATGTGAGCATAATCTGCGCGCCGCTGAGAAAAAACGTGGAGAAGCCGAGCAGTCTGCTCAAAGCGTGCGTTCCGAGCTGGAGCGTCACCGCATGGATTGGCAGGGTATGCGTGTGCAGCGTGAAAATTTACAGGCGCAGTTGGCTGAATCCCAGTTTGATCTGGAAACCATCGTAAATGAATTGCCGCAAGAGGCAAACGAAACCGATTGGACCTCCGAACTGGAGCGGATAGGTGCCCGAATTTCTCGCTTAGGGGCCATCAACCTGGCGGCAATAGATGAATTCAAATCACAGTCTGAGCGCAAAAACTACCTGGACGCTCAACATGACGATTTAATGCAGGCGTTGGACACACTGGAAAACGCCATTCGCAAAATCGACCGTGAAACGCGTACCCGCTTTAAAGAGACCTTCGACAAGGTTACCTCCGGCCTTTCGGAATTGTTCCCGAAAGTATTTGGGGGTGGTCACGCGTATCTTGAACTCACTGGTGATGACTTGCTGGATACCGGTGTGGCCATCATGGCTCGCCCGCCAGGTAAAAAGAACAGCACAATCCATCTGTTAAGCGGTGGTGAAAAAGCGCTGACAGCCATCGCGCTGGTGTTCTCCATTTTCCAGCTCAATCCTGCGCCGTTCTGTATGCTGGATGAGGTGGATGCTCCGTTGGACGATGCCAATGTTGGGCGTTATTCCCGCATGGTGGAAGAAATGTCCTCCAAGGTGCAATTTATTTACATCACCCACAACAAGATTGCCATGGAAATGGCGCATCAGTTGATGGGTGTGACCATGCACGAGCCGGGGGTGTCGCGCCTGGTAACCGTGGATGTGGAAGAGGCCGCTGCGATGGCAGTGGCTTAA
- a CDS encoding rhodanese-like domain-containing protein — protein MNTMLSKIITAGLFFLLASVAGAEYQGELTQKQAQERMTAGTITTIDVRSAGEYSKGHVPGAINIPHDNISNQLEQIKHLKDKPVLLYCRSGRRADMAETTLSELGFSQLYHLQGDMMEWDKNQLPVEK, from the coding sequence ATGAATACCATGTTGAGCAAAATCATCACCGCTGGCCTGTTTTTCCTGCTTGCCAGCGTTGCTGGCGCCGAATATCAAGGCGAACTGACACAAAAGCAAGCGCAAGAACGAATGACCGCAGGCACTATAACCACCATTGATGTGCGATCCGCCGGAGAATACAGCAAGGGGCATGTGCCAGGGGCGATTAACATTCCCCATGACAACATCAGCAATCAACTGGAACAGATAAAGCACCTGAAAGACAAACCCGTATTGCTCTACTGTCGCAGCGGCCGCCGGGCAGACATGGCCGAAACCACCCTGAGCGAGCTTGGGTTCAGCCAGCTCTACCACTTGCAGGGCGATATGATGGAATGGGACAAAAACCAGTTGCCGGTAGAAAAATAG
- the ligA gene encoding NAD-dependent DNA ligase LigA gives MASTDHQTEQTIKQQIDQLREQLREHNYLYYVLDEPSIPDVEYDRLFQQLKQLETAHPELISSDSPTQRVGAQPLAAFQQVQHRIPMLSLDNVFNEEELIAFDRRIRERLNVEGEIQYVCEPKLDGLAVSLLYENGVLVQAATRGDGQTGEDITMNIRTIESIPLRLRGDDYPQILEVRGEVFMPKAGFNRLNEKAIERGEKTFANPRNAAAGSLRQLDSSITRQRPLDMYCYSVGYVEGGDLADTHHGNLMRLKGWGMRVNPEIEVATGANELQSYHDRILAKRNALEYEIDGIVYKVNDLKLQRELGFVSRAPRWATAHKFPAQEELTTLLGVEFQVGRTGAITPVARLQPVFVGGVTVSNATLHNMDEVARMDVRIGDTVIVHRAGDVIPKVVKVVLERRPNDAEPVLMPSVCPVCGSDITKAEGEAVVRCSGGLFCQAQVKEAIKHFASRKAMDVDGLGDKLVEQMVDQGLIAHVSDLYRLKAEQLAAMERMGDKSAHNLITALENSKSTTLPRFLFALGIREVGEATALNLANYFGNLAALKQADADTLQQVPDVGPIVANHIVAFFQQDHNLEIIDALLAAGVHWQEQQAVDRDSLPLAGQTYVLTGTLTQMTRDEAKQYLLDLGAKVSGSVSKMSDAVVAGEKAGSKLSKAESLGVPVLDETAFIQLLQEHGIQPIQ, from the coding sequence ATGGCCTCAACAGACCATCAAACAGAACAGACAATAAAACAGCAGATCGATCAGCTGCGGGAGCAGCTCAGAGAGCACAACTATCTTTACTATGTGTTGGATGAGCCCTCTATTCCTGATGTGGAATACGATCGTTTATTTCAGCAGTTGAAGCAGCTGGAAACAGCCCATCCTGAATTGATTTCGTCAGATTCACCTACCCAGCGTGTTGGTGCCCAACCTCTTGCTGCTTTTCAGCAAGTGCAGCACCGCATTCCTATGTTGTCGTTAGACAACGTCTTTAACGAAGAAGAATTGATCGCTTTTGATCGCCGAATTCGTGAGCGCCTGAACGTTGAGGGTGAAATCCAGTACGTCTGTGAGCCCAAGCTGGATGGCTTGGCGGTGAGTCTTTTATACGAAAACGGTGTACTGGTGCAGGCGGCTACCCGCGGTGATGGCCAAACAGGTGAAGACATCACCATGAATATTCGTACCATCGAATCTATTCCATTGCGGTTACGTGGCGACGATTACCCGCAGATTTTGGAAGTGCGTGGCGAAGTGTTTATGCCTAAAGCCGGTTTTAACCGGCTCAATGAGAAGGCCATCGAGCGTGGGGAGAAAACGTTCGCCAATCCTCGTAATGCGGCGGCGGGGAGTTTGCGGCAGCTTGATTCCAGCATCACCCGTCAACGCCCATTGGATATGTATTGCTACAGCGTGGGTTATGTGGAGGGCGGAGATTTAGCGGACACCCATCACGGTAATTTGATGCGCTTAAAGGGGTGGGGAATGCGGGTTAATCCAGAGATAGAGGTCGCCACTGGAGCCAATGAACTGCAATCCTACCATGATCGTATTCTTGCCAAACGCAATGCACTCGAATACGAAATTGATGGCATTGTGTATAAGGTCAATGACCTAAAACTACAGCGTGAATTGGGCTTTGTCTCCCGCGCGCCACGCTGGGCAACCGCCCATAAGTTCCCTGCCCAGGAAGAACTCACTACGCTATTGGGCGTAGAGTTTCAGGTAGGTCGCACCGGTGCCATTACGCCGGTGGCACGATTGCAGCCAGTGTTTGTGGGTGGGGTAACCGTCAGCAATGCCACGTTGCACAATATGGATGAAGTGGCGCGGATGGACGTGCGCATAGGCGATACTGTCATCGTGCACCGCGCTGGCGATGTTATTCCAAAAGTAGTAAAGGTGGTGCTTGAGCGCAGGCCAAATGATGCCGAGCCTGTGCTTATGCCCAGCGTTTGTCCGGTTTGCGGTTCTGATATTACCAAAGCAGAGGGCGAGGCGGTGGTCCGTTGTTCGGGTGGCTTGTTCTGTCAGGCGCAGGTAAAAGAAGCCATCAAACACTTTGCCTCCCGTAAAGCCATGGATGTAGATGGGCTGGGGGATAAACTCGTAGAGCAGATGGTGGATCAAGGTTTGATCGCCCATGTGTCGGATCTTTACCGCTTGAAAGCCGAACAGCTCGCTGCCATGGAGCGCATGGGTGATAAGTCTGCCCACAATCTGATTACAGCGCTGGAGAACAGTAAATCCACAACGTTGCCTCGATTCCTGTTTGCGTTGGGTATTCGTGAGGTGGGGGAGGCTACAGCCCTCAACCTGGCGAATTACTTTGGCAATCTGGCCGCACTCAAGCAGGCCGATGCCGATACTTTGCAGCAGGTTCCGGACGTCGGCCCAATAGTGGCTAATCATATAGTAGCGTTCTTTCAGCAGGATCATAATCTGGAAATCATCGACGCATTGCTGGCCGCTGGTGTGCACTGGCAGGAGCAGCAGGCAGTAGATCGGGACTCTTTGCCACTGGCGGGGCAGACCTATGTGCTAACCGGAACCCTTACACAAATGACGAGGGATGAAGCCAAGCAATATTTGCTTGATTTGGGAGCAAAAGTCAGTGGCAGTGTGTCGAAGATGAGCGATGCTGTGGTGGCTGGCGAAAAAGCAGGCTCCAAATTAAGCAAAGCAGAATCCCTTGGTGTTCCTGTTTTGGATGAGACTGCGTTTATTCAGTTATTGCAAGAGCACGGAATTCAGCCAATTCAGTAA